From the Populus nigra chromosome 13, ddPopNigr1.1, whole genome shotgun sequence genome, the window AAATAAGAAGCATAAGCTACATAGATATGGAagcaaaaaaatgaacaaaacagTTCATCAAAAAAGGAGATATAAGAATTGGGAGGATAACAAGCTTTTGGGCTAAATTGGACACAGAGCTGGGAACATAGCAGTTGATAAGTACTGCTACACAACCATATTCACATCAGAGCCCAATGAAGTTAGAAATATGCACCAGAAACTTGAAGAGTTGtgaaaaattgtaaaaacagattctttttcttccaaatttcagccaaacaTGGAACTGGATAAATAGGTATCTGttctttttatcttctctttccCCTTTAAGCTTGTACAGATTTGATATCCCTCAAGTTGGAGAATATACGAGAAATCTAATTCTTTTAGAAAAGACATGCGAGAGGCACAAAGTAACGAAAAGGGATACGAATCCAAATTTAATCCGCTGACGAATAAAGCTTTCTATTAGAGATAACTTTGGaaactcaattttagcaaaatttGCTCCATTAGCATTCCAAGCCATGTAATGCACATTGCCACAAACTGATTAGCAATTGTGCCATCAAAATGCCACCTTTTGACTActtgaaaaagtaattaagcCCTCACGAGTCACTTCTCATGTTAATAACATAGTTTATGAGAGTGCTGACACAGCTCCATCAGAGGAGGTGCTTTTTAATACTGATTCAGAGAAATGAGTGCTGATAACATATGCTTCACTGTCCTCGAAATATGACTCGTGTTGTTTAATACCCATCAGCAATAACCATATATATGAAGGGAATATGATAAGGATTTTTGTTAGGTTAAAGATAGACCAGCTCCTTGCATGAAATGAACCATAAATAAATGCCCATATTTGCAAGGTCAAGTTGTGACAGGAGAGAAGCTCACCGTTCATCAAGGACAAGAGTAGCTAGATAGTAGAAAAACAACTTTGGTTCAGGAGTCAAATACACCCAACTACATTTATCCATTTGTTACCTCATTAACTCCAGGAAGAGTCTAAACAGCAAAGGAAGACTTATTTTAATAGTAGAATCTCTTAAGAGTAGACCACTAGAATGAGTCAAATGCAATTTCCAATCAAGAATCTTAGCTCCattcaaaaataacaaatttattaacaatatctTCCCAGGGTACATGTATCACTAACCAGATTAAGAGAAAGTTCACATAACGAAACTAGAACTAAAGCATCAAGGAAGATCAAGAAAACAGTTTGCAATCTCTTAGGTTCAGATTTGAAAGTATCACAGTAGTATTAAGAGCAGCCCAGAGTTAATTAGTTAAATGCATACCTGTAGACAGATTGTGTCACAAACAGCTGTTGATCCACAATTGCCATCATCTCCTTCTTTGACCAATCTAGGAATAAGTTCTCTAAAATACATGTCCCATACTgtcttatttatatttattgaatcaGCAATGGGATGTAGTACCTGTGTGGCAAGGAAGGAACAGGTTTGAagagaaagtaaaagaaaatagaCAAAAGTAAAATCTGAACATGCAGCAAGAGAGAGGGATAGAGtgctcattttttatattatgttttttttaaaaaagaagttaaCATGCCAGAATTTTTTACTTATGCtcaagcaaaaattaaaatctatatCTGACAACTGGTCTTAATTTCAGAATTAGATGGCATTTTGTTGCATATAACAAGAGAAAACAATGCAGTGAGTTTTTATGGCACAAGCCTCACAATTTATCAGCTAAATAATCAGTTCCACAATTGCACTGTGTCGATCACAGTACATGCAGTTCCtcctaaattgaaagaaatcatCAAACTGAAAGACAAATATGTTAAGTGGGAGCTTGATCCATGGcataataaaattgtaaatttgGAAAAGGCAGCTAATAATATATCTACAGAATGTGTTTACACATGTCTTACCTGTGGGTACTGCATGGGTGGCAACACTGGCTCAGGTAAGTCATCCGGGAAAAAAGGATGTTCATCAGGGCTCTTGTATCTGCCAAGCTAATTAccagatgcaattcaagaaaacttCATGAATTCTCTAATTGatatcttctttctttcccaGAAGTTAAAAGGAATAAGTACAACATACCTGAGCGTGTAGCTTTTCAGTTTCCTTAAGGATGAACTCAATCAGAGAACCATGGAACCCTTCCAATGCAAAAGCTTCAGGGTCATAGGTACTGGCATTATAACAGTATTGGGATCTCTCTAAGAGGCTAAATATTATACTATCCTCTTGTAGAATCAAGGAACTTCTGATGTTATCTAGGGTCAAATTCTCGCTGATGTCCacccttttcttctttgtcAGCCTACAGAAATGATGAAAACCACTTTCAAAACTTGACTGGCAAATAGCAAGTTGGAAGTTGATATGCATCAGGCCCTTCAATATAAAGCAACAATATGTGTCCAAAACAGAAACAATTCTATCTTTAGAAAGCAGTGCTGTGAAATATTCAGATTCAATCACAGGAAATCTTAACCCTATACTTTGGTGGGGAAAAAAAccgaagaaagagaaaaatcgTGCAAGTTTGCACTTTGCACTGTTTGTTACATTTGTGCGCATCAGTgagttatcaaaaaaaaaacccaaagcaTCAGTTTATCTActtttaatgagaaaatatacatgaaattTCTCCAACTTTTATCAGAAGAATGGAGCTCGTTCGATTACCTAAGCTAACCATTCAGCTTGCTTTCAATATTGATTTTGTAATCTACACATATGCTTGTATTTGCAAGAGCACACATGTTCTAGCCTCAGTTTCTTAAACCCAAATCAATAAGAGAATTCTTTGTTGATATGTTTAGCAACTAACACAATAATGACAATATTAATactacacattaaaaaaaattgatttgttcaCTGAATCAACAAGAATTTAGAATgctggtttaaaaaatatataattcagaACGGAAACACAATACAAAGTAATATATAGGTGGTGGAAATTAACTTGTGTATCCATAGATCATAAGAAATAATGCCAAGTTACTATAAAGATACAGTGCCACCAACCCAAATCCAAAAGCAAGAAATTCAACGGCAAACATACACAGTCTAATTTGTGATAAATTTCATGTATTCGCAccctcaaaacttgaagattcTTGAACAAAACAGCCAAAAAAAAtcccagaaaacaaaaaacgaaCAAGAAATatagcaacaaaaaaatcaaaaccagaaGAAAACATGAAACTACTAATCAAGAACACCAAGTAAACTAATTTAAGCAAAAGGATCACTGTTTCTTTACCCCATGGATACAGCAGATGCTTGGACTGATAGAATGCGTCTCTTTGTCAAGTTTGGGCAGCTAACTCTTAAAGTTGTGCCATTTTGGAGACCTAAACTATAATTAGCCCTTGAAAATCTTGATTCTTTAGAAGCTAGAAAAGCCGGGCAAGAAGCTCCTAATAGCTTAGCCTCCataatagatagatagatagagagagagagagtgaatgACCGGCCAAATAGACCTGCAAAGTTGCAATATACAGAGAAAGCTTTAAACTTTAAAGCCCAAGAAAAGCCAAAAGCCACCTGTAAATAGACAGAAGGTTTCCTCGTTTGATTGGGCGTGGTTGTTGGAAACGGAAGATGCCAAATTGGGGTTAGGTGAGAAGACAAGGAGCTGCACCTTCCACCAATTTTACCTCCACTGGCGATTCAAGATGTCaaattttgacaacaaaaaaaataaaaaagaggtttGATTGACTTTAaagtttaaaactttttttatatacaaaaacttGTATGTGGACGAGTTGATGGGAtattaaaaaggagaattattaAGAAATATTATGTCTTTTTAGGTTGAGAATATTttgcatattatattttttatttattactgtTTATATCCTATTATttcttaagttaatttttttatatattttgaattattgattttccgaatcaataaaaaaaaagtacctaAAATACTATAGATTTGTTATTATCCAAattatctttataaataaaatattacttttcttcttcgtcgtcgtcatcttcttcctccttcaccatttctttctttctttcttaatttcaatATCAACCAATAATTACATGTACTGCCCTTATGTCTGACTGAACTCATAATCAACGGAGCTAACTTTACTTGAAAAACGTCAACGTATCCGATACCACACTACTCGAATCTCAATACTTGAAAGCTACTGAAAAGTAGCTCAAAAACCTAGAGCATATCAGAAATCACacaaaatttataaacaaaaaaaattagtatttttcaaagctttaataaacaaaaaaactaaaatcaaatggttaaaatctagaaatagcaaaaaaagaaaataatcataaaattgaCCTGAACAAACTTATTAGCCTcgttaaagaaaaggaaagttttcaaatcaaagaagccaaaaagattgtttttttttacattaattccataaggaaaaaaaaaaacttcccaAATAGAAATTCAAGCTCATTCCTTAACAAGTGATACAAATCCaccaaaaatatatgtattcTTTCTCACCATCCATTTTAGCATGATTTAGATCCTGTTTAAtttctgtattttaaaaatatttttgaaataatttgaaatttgtttttatttttttacttcaaattaatatcttttggTGTTTCAAGATTGTTTTAAtggattgatattaaaaataatttttaaaaaataaaaaatatattattttgatgcattttcaagcgaaaagtactttgaaaagcaaccgctaccacactttcaaacaccttTTTAAAACTGAAATTAGACTTGGATTATaagtaaaaatagatatttttatcttttcattattattttaaactatCATGGACCACATATAAACTATAAtgaatgaaaatatgatatgtaAAATGCTATTACacttaaaatatatgataaatttaCCATTGTATTTTTAGCCCGTTAAGTCAAACTTAAGTTGCCTTCCTAAATGAAACTAATAGGAAATCGATTTTtgatagcattttttttatttgtcaaaacaaaatcatcaaagaTGTAGATGAAAttacatttttatctttttttcttcttaccaTATGAGTATAATGATCCACTTCATATAGAACTTGCTTGCACTTTGGAATAATTTAGTTAGATAAAGAtctaatgtttttattaaatacaatgtTTTTTAGGCTTATTGTGAGAATATTATACATCTTTGAATCAtatatcatggtttttttttctcttgtgttttgagagttttttaacaaattttgttTGCCTAAAACAAGTCAAAATTTCCATATAAGATTCAATTACCAAGCCATTTTCTCTTCTTAGTAAATTGGTAGTTAAATTAGCAATAAAATAATTGGTAAAAAGAAACCCAATTAAAAGGACAATCCCTATAGATTACTAATCTAATAATATGAATTCATCCCCTCTCAATCTCTTGACTTCAACATGCACTCTAACATTCATTTATCAATTGTTAAGGTAATATATGGTAGTAGATTTCTTTTCCCTCCTCTAAAGAAAAATTCTTGAAATAACATCACATGTTAATAATGTGAATTTTTGTTAACTCtgataatttaataatcaattagcattttttaattttgaacatttagtattatttataattaattatataattgatAAGTAATTTAATAATCATGTAGAGTCCTTTTACCTTGGTTCAAACACCTTGGTTTAGAAAtgcatctaaaaaaatatgtataaaatgtttggttatggttattttttttatttttacaaaattatttttgatatcagtgcatcaaaatgatttgaaaataaaaaaaattgaagtaaagaaaaaaataaaaaatttcaaattttgaaaaaagtgcttttgaaacgcaaaaataaataaagttttacgaaactcagttaaaaaaacatgtaaaaactgcTTCATAAAAACTgcatttcaaactcaattttttaaggGGTCTCACagtataaaatacaatttaatgcATTACCAAATATCTAACTGTATTTTTTACTACAAATACAAAAACAGGTGTAAAACAAAAACACCCTTGGCCACACTAAAATGAACAAGAAAACAacgttttccttttattttgatttatctaTATGGTGTCAtggggttttttaaaaaacaattatcgaATTTTatggcaattaaaataaaaatattcttacaaaATCCATTgtggagaaaaaatatttttttataaaattctattttcttattcatgtatttattttttattcaataaactatgatactaataaaaatgatattatttttataaaataatatcatttttattagtatcatagtttattaaaataatatcatttttattagtatcatagtttattgaataaaaacttaagttaataaaaataaaattcataaaaattccAATGATTGAAATTAAAGAGGAAAATATAACTCTTTAAGAAaccctttcttttttgttttgatgcaaatatatttgtacttttcaaaaaaaaattaaaataaaaattctccatgatctaaaaaataagtttcaaagaaagaaagaaaataatctctcaataatttttacatttctataagaaaaaaaagaataataaatttgagaaaagtatacaaagaaattacaattaaaaaataaaaaatatatattatgctcaattaatattcataagaaaattgtttaatttttttgcataatgattcatatataattatttataaa encodes:
- the LOC133671396 gene encoding chorismate mutase 1, chloroplastic-like, whose amino-acid sequence is MEAKLLGASCPAFLASKESRFSRANYSLGLQNGTTLRVSCPNLTKRRILSVQASAVSMGLTKKKRVDISENLTLDNIRSSLILQEDSIIFSLLERSQYCYNASTYDPEAFALEGFHGSLIEFILKETEKLHAQLGRYKSPDEHPFFPDDLPEPVLPPMQYPQVLHPIADSININKTVWDMYFRELIPRLVKEGDDGNCGSTAVCDTICLQALSKRIHYGEFVAEAKFRASPDDYEAAIRAQDSKRLMEILTYPAVEEAVKKRVEMKAKAFGQEVTMEGEIDGTDPVYKIRPTLVADLYGEWIMPLTKEVQVQYLLRRLD